aagggtctggagcagcaggaagggctgagggagctgggaaaggggttcagcctggaaaaaaggaggctcagggggaaccttgtggctctgcacagctcctgccaggaggggacagccgggggggtcagAATTGTCCCAGCTAACAAGTGACAGGgtaagaggaaatggcctcaagttgcaccaggtgAAGTTTAAATGGGATActgggaaaaattccttcaaggagaaggtggtcaggcattggcacagctgcccagggcagtgctggaatcaccatccctggaactgttcaaaaaaatgtggcacttggggacaggggtcaGAGCTGAACATGGTGGTGTTGGACTCAGTATTAGAGGGATTtcccaaccttaacaattccatgattcatCCAAGATCACTTGAATTCACACCAGCCACAATATTCTGTCAACTTTCATCTGGGTGTTCGTTACAGCCAGAGGAGTCTGGCCCCAAGCTCAGCTCTAAGCTGATGAGAGGGGAACGTGCCCCCAAGAGATCCCCTCACACCCTCCTGGGAcagaagccctgctcctggcatgACCCATCAGTTCCCAGAACTGCTTTTCTAAGCAACTGACCTCTCACATTTCCCAGAACAGTTGGAATTTGGAGGTCCTGAaacccctttccctccctgtgTGACTGCTCAGAACCAGCTTGggcagaaaagctgcagcagcaacagcccTGCACTGAGGCTGAGGAAGCTCCAAAACCACCAAATATTTGACTGTTGAGGGAGCTCTGCAAGAAATTGGATTGTTAGGACTCAACTCACCCTCCTCAGCTTCATCTTCTTCATCCTCCtcaccatcctcctcctcatcctcctcctggaGTGAAAACAAGAGGCTTTGTTGCAAGAACCAGAATTCCATGAGCAGTAATCCCAgtcctccttcccctctgccaccccaCTGAAGCCTCAGGCtggcaggagaagctgctggatcTCCAAGAGCTCCTCACATCCCACGGGTGGGGCTGCATGGATCCATCACTCAGAGCCATGGAAGTGCCAGGCCAAGGCTGAACTGTAAAACTCTCTGGAGTTTGTGACTCTCAGCAGTCCAGAGTGCAGGGAAAAGCCAGAAACTCCTCAGATCTGCCCCCAGAGAGGCTCCTGTGACACCTGGGCCACCAGACAAGGGACAAACATGTGACCTGCTGACAGCCTCACCTCATCATCTacaccatcctcctcctcttcgcCTTCCAGATCATCGTCTTCATCTTCCTCGTCATCAATGACTTCTTCATCCAAatcatcttcctcctcatcatcctcctcttcctcaccttcTACCaaaaaggggagggagggaagtgcCCCATTCCCCAAACCCAGGCACCCCTCACCCCTCAGTGCTGcgtgagcagcaggcaggggtcacagaggatgaggagggacaGCACCAAGCCCTGTCACCTCCCAGCAAGTCCCACTCCCTCCCAGCCCTATGCCCAAGGGGTGAGGGACCCACAGAGCCCACCCCGAAGTGCCAACCCCGTTGCTGGAGCCCACCCTGGAGTGAAAAAGGGGTTGTTACCAAGCAGGAAAACCAGGGGGAGAAAAAATCCTCACCTTCCCCATTCTCATACTCATCTTCCAGTGCATCCCCATCTGCTTCAGGGTCTGAGTCTGGGGCTTCCTGCTCGTCAGCATCAAAGCCATCCAGGTAggtgagctggggcaggagggcgAACACGCTCTCCCGGTAGTTGATGAGCATCGTCACCTCACAGTTGAACAGGTCCAGACTGCGGAGGTTCGGCaactttttctgcaaaaatcaATTTGTTAAGATTATCTCCAGCACTGTCTGAAGACCAGGAAGTCAAGGCAGggtggctgtggcactgcccaggTCCAGCACACAGTGGTTCTGCCCCACATGCTCCTCAGACAGAGAGGAGTCACTGCTCCTCTCATTGTGGGCACAAGAAATTTCTGTCCAGCTCCTCTGTCCTGGTTTCCCTTTCTGGAACAAACTCTGTGTATTTGcaaatctttctttcttctgagcAGGCCCAGCAAGCTCAGGAACAGCTGAGCTGGACTCATCCTGCTCAAAAGatcaggcagagctcagggagagctgcagcctgggcgcccttggcacagcccagctcaggccaTCACACCGGGCACCACGCCAAGGAAAGGAGGAGCAAAACAATCCCAAATTCCTTCTGGAGGGAATGGATGGACAAAACAGCCAGTGAGACAACTGCCCTGTGTCAGACCTTCCAGGTGTCCCTCACAGCATTCCAAAGCctcagaggccttttccagcctcactGGCCactgtgggaatgggaatgggagccCTGCGGTGCTGGGACAGCAGAACCTTCAGGCTGATGGGACAGGTGCCCTCAGTGCTGTGCAGTTCCCTCATTCCATGACACCCCAGGTGCCACCTACCTCCAGCTGCCTCCGACCCTTTCCCGGTCCCTTCTCAGCTGGGCACTGAGCATCCACAGTTTTACTCATCCAGCCCCATTTCACGCTTCTTTTAGCAactggctgctgcttttccagactGAGGAGCCATTAACTACTGGCCCAGCCTCAAACTGGGATCAAATCTGTTCCCATCAGAACCACGAAGTGCTGTTGGAACAGTTACCAAGACGTTGGATTCCTGCTGCACAGACCCAATCCCCAAAGGAAAAGTCATCCCTGGATTCCAGCACAGCCTCCACTCACCAAGGGCTCCAGGGTATTGATGTCTTTGATCTTGTTGCCACTTAGGTTCAAGTGTGTCAGGTTGGGAGTTTTCTCTGCTAGAACTTCAAGGCCACCAGAAATCCTATTATCACTCAGCTCCAGCTGAAGGGAGGGAATATCACATGGTTACCAAGTGTTTCAGCTCGTGATACAAGGAAGGAAATTGCACCAAGAACCGGGCTACAATGAACACCCAAATTTTagctcacacagcagcaggtcAAGTTTGCCCTTAAAACCCCCTTCCTGCAGGGACGCAGCACTGCCAGCCACCCCCATGCTGGTAAGTGCTctaaaatccaaaatatttatgGTGTCATGAAGCTTCTGACAGCAGCACGAGAGCAGAAAAGCAAGACAAGAAGGGCTCTAAGCACCTGAAGAGCTCAGAAGGTTTTTGTTGCACATTAAAACCGACCCCTCTCACTTGCTCAGATAGCGAGCAAGGAGCAAAATTCAACGTATTTTCTGGCAAATACAGGAAAACCAACTGCCACCAGGGGCAGCACAAGGCCAAGggctgctggaggtgggagCAGAGTCCTGACTCACCTTCCGG
This sequence is a window from Vidua macroura isolate BioBank_ID:100142 chromosome 26, ASM2450914v1, whole genome shotgun sequence. Protein-coding genes within it:
- the LOC128819264 gene encoding acidic leucine-rich nuclear phosphoprotein 32 family member B isoform X3, which produces MEMEKRLTLELRNKKPSEVKELVLDNCRSEDGKVVGLSSDFENLEFLSMININLLSVSNLPKLNKLRKLELSDNRISGGLEVLAEKTPNLTHLNLSGNKIKDINTLEPLKKLPNLRSLDLFNCEVTMLINYRESVFALLPQLTYLDGFDADEQEAPDSDPEADGDALEDEYENGEEGEEEEDDEEEDDLDEEVIDDEEDEDDDLEGEEEEDGVDDEEEDEEEDGEEDEEDEAEEDHPCGQKRKRSLEDEGEEDAEDEEDDEDD
- the LOC128819264 gene encoding acidic leucine-rich nuclear phosphoprotein 32 family member B isoform X2 — its product is MEMEKRLTLELRNKKPSEVKELVLDNCRSEDGKVVGLSSDFENLEFLSMININLLSVSNLPKLNKLRKLELSDNRISGGLEVLAEKTPNLTHLNLSGNKIKDINTLEPLKKLPNLRSLDLFNCEVTMLINYRESVFALLPQLTYLDGFDADEQEAPDSDPEADGDALEDEYENGEGGG
- the LOC128819264 gene encoding acidic leucine-rich nuclear phosphoprotein 32 family member B isoform X1 — protein: MEMEKRLTLELRNKKPSEVKELVLDNCRSEDGKVVGLSSDFENLEFLSMININLLSVSNLPKLNKLRKLELSDNRISGGLEVLAEKTPNLTHLNLSGNKIKDINTLEPLKKLPNLRSLDLFNCEVTMLINYRESVFALLPQLTYLDGFDADEQEAPDSDPEADGDALEDEYENGEGEEEEDDEEEDDLDEEVIDDEEDEDDDLEGEEEEDGVDDEEEDEEEDGEEDEEDEAEEDHPCGQKRKRSLEDEGEEDAEDEEDDEDD